The Saccharothrix violaceirubra genome segment TGCAATACACAAGTGGTGCTTGTACGGTCGTGCCATGCGATTCGACACCACCCGCCCCGCCGCCGCCTCGCCCCAGCACTACCACGCCACCCCACCCGAACGACCGTTGCCCGAGTACGCCGAGCTGACCGACGACGAGTTCACGGCGCTGTACCGCGACACCCTCGGCCAGGGCGAAGCCCCCGCCGAGTACTTCGCCGCCGAGCTGCTCCGCCGATTCCCCGGCCTGCAGTTCGCCCACCGCCAGTACAAGGACTCGTTTCGCCGCGACATGGACGAAACCACCGCGACCGAGAAGGCCGCCGGCACGTGGAACGTGATGAAGGTCGTCCCGGTCGAGCCGTCGGAGCAGACGCAGCGACTCGCCGAGGCGTTCGCCGCGCTGGTCCGGGCGACCGCCTACGACGACGACACCAGCCTGCGCGCCCGACCCACCATCACCCTCGACGAGATCCTGGAACGCGCGCAGATCAAGCGCGACACCTGGCACGGCTACATCAGCCGCGGGCAGGTCGGCGGCAGGATCGGCCACGACTGGCACACCGGAGAGCCGGTATGGGACCGGGACGTGGTCGAGTACTGGATGCGCCGGCGCCGTACCCCGGCCCGCAGCCGGTAGCCGCGCCCGCGAACAGACCTGTGCCCCGCCACCTCCGGGTGGCGGGGCACTTTCGCTCGTCCCGATCCGTCAGTCGAGGGTGTCGCGCACCGATTCGGCGTGCTGGCGTGCCGACTGCTCGGCAACACTCGTCAGCCCGCCTCCGATAGCCGAGGCTTCGGCGTTCGTCAGCGAGATGGTGGCCCACTGCCCCCCGGCGTCGGAAATCCGAAGCCGCACGTCACCGCCGGCTTCGGGTGTGACCGAGAATTCGATCGGGCCTTTCCACAAGACAGGGCAGCTCGGCGGCCCGTATGGCCGTGGCGTGTCGCACATGGCGTCCTCCTGGTCCGAATCGGTCGTGCGGTCAAGCGCCCGAAACCTGTCCGGGGCGCGGAAAACTCCCCGGCACCGGCCAGTGCTCGATGTCCCCGCCGTCGATCAGCCACAGGTGCCCGTCGACGTCGGCGTAGTTGTCCCGACAGGTCTGCGGCGCGGCCTGGCGGATCGCGGCGAGCCGGGCGGGATCGACTTCCGCGCCGCTGTCGGGCAGGTACGGCATCGCCACGACGACACACTCGAAGCCCCACTCGTCCAGCACCGTCCACAGCGTGGTCGGCGGTGCCCACGGGGCACCCGCTTGACGCCACGCGGTCAGCGCCTCGTGCTCGTACCGGTTGCCGGCGTCGCGCCCGACCTTGTAGACGACTCCGTCGATCAGCCACGCCACGCACCGCTCGCCCCGGCCGATCAACCGCTTGTGCAGGCGCGGATCGTCCTCGTGCGCGTCGTCGTGGAGCATGAGCGAGATGTCGTGGTCGTCGTAGTCGTGGTAGCCCAGTGCCGCCGAGGCCGCGTCGCGCCGGTTTCCGACGGGGCGGTCAGACCTCAAAGGATCTCCCCCCACAGGCTCTCCGCGGTCACCTCGTCGGTGATGTGGCCGTCGTTCCGCAGGCTGGTGCGGGCGGGGCTGGTCATCGTCAGCACCAGCGGCTGCTGCTGCCGGACCTCCTCGACCGTCATCCCGGCCACCTCCGCGATCTGCTCCACGGTCAGCGGGCACGGCTCGAGCGTGCGTACCCGACGCACGGCGTACCGGCGGGCCGCGAAGGCCTCCAGCAGCCCGGTTCGGTCCGGACGCGCGTACGAGGAGGCGACCCGGTCGGCTTCCGCGCGCAGCAGTGCCAGCGAGTCGGCGTGGGCCTCGGCCCGCGCACGCTGTTCGGCCTCGCGTTCCCTCTCGTGGAGGGCCTGGTCCAGGCGGGCCCGGGCGACGACCGTCACGAGCGCGTCCAGGACCTGGTCGGGGTCGGACAGGTCGAAGCCGTACTCCCAGCGGCGCGTCCCGTAGACGTACGGGTGGTCCGGGTCGTCGTTGTGGTTCTCCTCGGTCAGATGCGGCGCCGCGGCCTGCACCCAGTCCAGGCGTTCCGTGCCGACCACGCCGGCCTGGCCGGTCTCGACCAGCTCCTGCTGGTGCCAGGCGGCCAGGACGGTGACGCCGTCGGCCAGGGTCGCGCGCAGCCGCCACCGGGTGCGCGGGAGCGGTGCCTCCTCGACGATGCGGTGGGCGAGGGCGACGAGTTCGCCACGGCCCTCGGGCGTGTCGGTCATGGAGTGTCCTCTCGGTGGTCGTCGGGGTGTCGGGTGGTGACGTCGGCGCGCGGCGCGGTCACGCGGTCCTCTCGGCGGTGTCCTCGGCGCGGCCGCGGATGTCCACGTCGGCGCGCGCGTACTCCTGCTGGACGTCCGAGGACGCCAACGGCATCAGTTCGCCTCCAGCCAGCCGAGCACGGTGGACCGCTCCACCCCGGCCCGGCGGGCGAACGCGCCGGGCGAGTCCGGGTTGTGCCGCCCACGGACACCGACCCGGACGGTCATCACGGCGACTTGGCGCAGCGCGGCCAGCGCTTCGATCTCGGCCCGGCGTGCCCTGGTCCGCTCGGCCGCGAGGGTTTCGACGAGGTCGTCCTCGCCGAGCAGGACGCGGTAGGCGGCGGTGAGCGCGGCGGTGCGTTCGTCCTCGTTGTCGGGGTCGGGCCACGTGGCGGCGATCCGGTCGGCCTCGTCGCGCAGCCGTGCGAGCCGTTCGTCGTCGAGGCCGTGGTCGTCGCCGAGCCACGCCTCGATCTGGTAGTCCTGCACGGGTCGGGGGGTGTCAGTCATCGTCTTCCTCGTCGTCGATGGTGTCGCAGGCGAAGCAGTCGCACGGGTAGTCGGCGACGGGGCCGCCGACCGCCCGTGCGAACGCGTCGCCCTCCTCGGTGCGGTGTCCGGCCGGGGCGTGGAAGACCCCGACCTGGGTGTCCGCGGCCCGATAGAGGGCGCGGGCGAGCCCTTCGCCGCGTCGGTCGGATCGGGTCTCGATGTTGGCGATCTCGTGGGTGTCGACGAAGACGTACAGCTCGGCGGCGACACCTCGACCGTCGAGGATTTCCCAGATGAGGTACCGGCCCCCGTCTCCGAGGTAGTCGCCGGCGCGTCGGGCGATCGTCTCCGTCATCATGTTGTACACACTACATGACTCATGCGGTGTGCACAACATGATGGTTGCCGCTGGACGCAGCGTCCCGACCACATCATTCGGTCTCCGGACGGCACTGGCCCACCATGGCTTCGAGGCCGGCGCGCGTCGGTGTGCAGAGATCTACTCGCCGTCGCCGTTCCCGTGGTCGCGGTACCACCGCAGCCACGACCAGGGCCTCACCCACACACCCCACGGCATCATCGACTCCTCGGTCCCGGTCAACCCCGCGACCCCGACCTCGATCAGCCGCATCCCGCCCAGGACGACCACCACGACCGCGGGCGCGACGGCCGGGGCCAGCCACCACGGCCACCGGACGTCCCGGGCCACGTCGGACCACCTGTCCGCCTCGACCGCGACGACCACGCACCACCCCAGGCCCAAGGCCGCGCTGACGGTTTCCCTGAGCAGCTCCCGGTTCGTCTTCTTCACGACGACTCCTCTCCTTCCCGTTCCGTGTCGTCCGGTGCGGCGCCCGGAGCACGTCGCCCCGGCGTGGTCAGCGCCGCCTCGGGATCCCACCCGTTGATCAGCCGCGACCGCAGCGCCGACACCGAGACCACGCAGCGCTCGTCACGCGCCCACTGCGCCTGGGTCTTCTCCTCCCCGAACGCCACCAGCATCGGCGACGGCCTCCCCCCGCCCGCACCGCGTCCGGACCCGGGCTTCCGCCCGCCGGACCGCCGGGCCCTCGCGCCCGCCGCCGCGGCGGCGAACGCCCGCGCCTGTACCGGGGTGACCTTTCTCGGATAGGGCTTGGTGGGCAGGTCGGTGAAGTACGCCACGTACCGCTCCAACGCGACCCCGGCCTTCGCACGCATCAACATGCCCGACGAGCCGCCGAACGGCAGCCGGTCCAAGGCCTGCGCGCACAGCCCGACCAGTCGCCGGCCGTAGTCCAGGCACACCCCGGCCAGCTCCTCGTGGGACGGGTCGGTGTCCAGCGCGGCCAGCCGGCGGGTCGTGTCGGACCACAGCCGCTCCAGCGCGTAGGCGTCGGGCGTGAGCCTGTCGCCGAGGGTGACGTGCGGCAGCGCCTCGGCCGCGGCGACGGCCAGGCCGCGCAGCGTGGCCGCCGTCTGGTGGTCGAGGAACGCCACCACGCGCGCGGTGGGCTCGGCGGCGTGCACCCCGACCGGTCCCAGGTCGACCCGGCCGTTGTGGTCGCCGACGGCCACGGAGCCGTGCGTGTTGTAGACGGCCTGGGACACCCACACCCGCAGCGGCAGGTCGGCGGGCAGCAGGCCGCGCCGGGCCGCGCCGACGGCGTGCACCAGTGCGCCGCTGTGCCAGCGGCGGGGGTCGGCGGCGGGCGGGACGTGCAACGGCCGGGTGAGCAGCCACCACCGGGGCTGGTGGCCGTACGGGTCGAACGCGTCGGGGTCCGCCGTGCCCTGGCCGTCCCGGGAGTCGCGGCACAGCAGGGTCGGGTCCAGGCGGTGGTAGTGGTTCCAGTACCCGGCGACCCGGTCCCCGTCGTGCCACGCCCACCGGGCCACCCGGCCGTCCCGGTCGGGGAACAGCCTCAGCCGGCGCGCGGGCATCGTGGCCAGCTCCAGCCGCCCGGCCGGGACGCGGTCGACGCGGATGCCCGCCGGCGGGCCCTCGTCGCGTTCCCACTCCGGGGCGTCGCCCGGCGCGCGGGGCGCGGGCGGCAGGTTGAGCAGCAGCGTGTCCTTGAGGGTGGCGCCGAGCACGACCAGCCGGACGGTGGCGCCCAGCGGGCCGATCCGGGACCCGTAGACCTTGTTCCCCTTCCCGGCGGGGTCGCCGGGCGCGGCGGGTTTGATCCCGCCGGTGTCGTAGGCCATGCGGACGAGCAGGTTCCGGGCCGCCTCGCCCGGCTCCCACGGCGGGTGGTCCGCGCCCCGGTACAGGCCGGGGTGGAACCACGCCGCGCCCTGCCCGCCCAGCCAAGCGGGGTGCAGCTCGACCGCGCCCCGGTTCGGCTCGGCCAGGTGGGCGCACTGGGCGAAGGGCCGGTCGGGGTCGTACAGGTCGAACCGGTTCGCCCACCGGTCGAGGTAGTCGGCGATCCGGCCGTGCGGGTCCAGGGTCGGCGCCCGCCAGGCGGCGTCCCACCCGTCGTCGTCGACGGGTCCGGCGGCGGCCTCGTAGACGGCCAGCAGCAGCCGCAGCAGGACCAGGCCCTCGCCGGACAGGCCGAGGCGGGCGAGGTTGTGCCGGTGCGCGGACTGCAGCGCCTCGCGCAGTCCCACCTCCCGTTCGCCCTCGCCCCCGGTGGTGTACACCGGGATCCAGGGCCGGGAGAGCAGGTCGTAGGACGGGGCGCCGGTCACGCGTCGTCACCGGTGGGCCGGGCGGCGTGGACGGTGTCGTGGCCCTCGGTGGTGACGGTGACCACGAGGATCGGGTCGTCGCCGTCCCGGCGGACGGTGACGCGCACGGCGTCGTAGGCGGCGGTGTCGTCGAGGTCCCACTCGTCGACGTACCGTCCGGCTAGGCGCAGCGCGGCGTCCTCGTGGTCCTCCTGCCCGCCGTACTCGTTCTCGCCCAGCATGTCGCGGTCGGATTCGACGCGCTGCCAGTCGCCGTCGATCTCGTGGGTCTCGATGGTGTAGGCGAACTTGCACTGGGGGACGCCGTCGACGTCGGTGCGGTGCCACCAGACGGTGCCCTGCTCGGCGCAGTCGGCGAGCTGGCGGACCTCGTACTCGTAGCGGGCGTCGGCTTCGGTCCGGTCGTCGGTGTCGGCGTAGTGGGTGCCGTTGTTGTCCATGGTGCGCACGGCCCACCGGACGACCTGCTCGGCGTGTCCGCGTCGGGAGAGCACGGTGTCGGTGTTCGGGTCGGTCACGGGCGGCTCCTCGACCCAGACGCGGCCGGCGACGTACTGGATGAGGTCGACGCCGAAGGTGGTCTGGCCGATCTTGTCGGTGCAGTCGGAGGAGCGCTTGACCGATCCCCGGTTGATGGTCTCGACGAGGGCGTCGACGGTCTCTTTCAGGGCTTCGACGACGGTGGTCTCGTAGTCGCTGCGGAGGATGCGCATCGGGGCTCCGGTGGTGTGGCGGTCGGTTGTGTGCCACCACCGTAGCCAAACCAACAAAACATAGTCAACTAATTGCGGAGGTTTTGTTGTTTGAACTAGGGTGGTGGCACGACAACCTCGGAGGCCCGCGTGATCACCACCGACCTGGACACCGTCCTGGCCACCCTCGACCGCACCGACCTGCACTGCCGCTGCCCCCGCCCCGACACCTGCCGCGACGTCCACGCCGAGCACGAGGACCTCCCGCGCGGCGAGTACGGCCTGGCCTTCGTCCACCCCGACGGCCGCCTGCACCGCGCCGCCAACGCCGAGGCGTTCGGCCAGCAGGGCGCCCAGTACGCGACCCTGGCCGACGTGCTCGCCGCACTCGACGACTGGACCGAGTACCTGCACGAGCTGGTCGTGGTCCACCGCGACACCCGACAGACCCGCCCCGCCGCCGACGTCCACCGCGCCCGGGCCTGGTAAGCCCGACCCGGGGCCCGGGGGATGCGTCCGCGTCGCGGGGCGGTTCAGGGGGTGTGCGCCGGGTCCGGCGCGAACCCGTCTCGGTACGGCCTGCGCGGGGCGTAGGTGCGCCCGACGAGTCCGGCCAGCTCCCAGGGCACCTCCGCCTCGCTGATGCGCAGGTGGTAGCAGGGGCACCAGTGGTCGTGCACGGAGGACCTGAGGTCGGCGTCCGTGCACCGGTGCACGCCGTCCGCGTTGGCCGTGCACCGGTGGGTGTCCGACCACGCGGCCCAGCACTGGCCGGCCCGGTCGATCACCGCGCGCAGCAGGTCGACGACTGCGGTACGCGGGTGGAACTCGGCGCCGTACTCCACGCCGAGCGCGTAGCGGGCCCGGTCCGGGTCGTCACCGACCACGGCGGCGAGCGCGGCCAGGTCGACGACCTCCGGGTCGACAAGCAGGGCGGAAAGTTCGGCGACGATGTCGCCGGGGGCATGGGGGCGGGTGTCGGTCATCTGTCCTCCACGGGGGTCAGGGCCGCGCTGCCCGGTGATTCGCATCCCGGCCGTGTCGAGCACGTAGTAGAGACCGTGCTCGCCGCTGATGAAGTCGCTGTCGTCCAGGTCGTCACACCGTGCCAGGCGGTAGCCGCGAGGGAACGGGGCGCCTGGGTCCGGGTCGTCGACGGCCCAGAGCCGCCACATGCTGCCCTCGGGGTCTGGTGCCTCGAAGACGCCGCTGCCGATGCCGCCGATCGGCTCCCATTGCGGGAGCGGCTTGGAATTCATGAAACCTCCAGAGGGTTCGGGGTCAGATCGCGGTGGACCGCGCCCGATCGACGTCGAGTGGAGCAGATACGGAGATCTGCGGGTACATCGGTCATCGGGTGATCCAGGGCCACACGCCGGGCAGCAGCAGCACGGCGGCCACCACGCACACCGGCCACACCACCCACAGCTCGACCCGGCCCCCGGTGCGGAACCTCCACCAGGGCGGCGGGCCGAGTTCGTACCACGTCTCCCCGAGGATCGGGACCGGCCAGAGGATCGGGCAGCCGGAGATGGTCATCGCGTCGCCCAGGCAGTGCACCAGGCAGCCCACGCCGACCGCGATCCCCAGCCAGCCGGTGATGGCGGCGAGTTCGGCGCCCGGGTCGCCGCGGCCGACCCACACCAGCCACACGGTGACCACGGCGGCGGCGACCCAGTCGCCGAGGGCGTCGACCGCGAGCAGCACCGCGACCGCGAGCACGACCACCGCCGCCCACGTCCCGGACGAGGACACCCACCACGTGGTGGCCGCGCCGACGAGTATGGCGAACGCGAGGGTGTGGGTGAGGTGGCGGTGGGTGCCGTCCAAGTCCTCGTCGCGCGGGCCCCGGGTGGCCCGGTAGGCCAGCCCGGACAGTCCTTGCACGATCCGGGACAGCAGCCGGGTGACCGGGGCGGCGAACCGGCTCGCGCGGGAGCCGGGGTGGTCGAGGTCGGGCAGGAGCGCGGACCCGGCGGTCACGGCGGCGACCGTGACGGCCTGGCCCAGGCCGTGGGCGCCGAGCAGCGGGGCGAGGGCCAGTCCGGCGCACCAGCCGGTGAGCGCGTGCGTGGAACCCAGCATCAGGGGTCTCCCGGTCAGACGACGGCGCGCAGGCCGTGGCGCAGGTCGGCGTTGAGGGCTTCGCGGATCTCGCGGGCGCGGGCGGCTCCGACGGACAGGGCTTCACGGACGGCCTGCTCGGTGTAGCTGCCCCGCGCGCCGGGCTGGAGCCGACCCGACTCGATCAGTCGACGGGCGGCGTCGAGCTGTCCGTCGAGAGTCGGGTCGGTCGGGTCGGCATCGGAGTCGGGTCGGGTCGGGTCGGGTTCGGTCGACTGCTTCTGAGTCGGGTCGGCCAGTCGGGTTGCCGGAGTCGGGTCGGCTTCCGGCTCGCCGGTCGGGTCGGGTGAGTCGGCTACCGGGTCGGGTCGGTCGGTCGGGCAGTCGGCTTGTCGGGTCGGGTCCGGTTCCCGCGCGGTCGGCAGGGTCGGCTTGCCCGACTCGACCGGTCGGGCCGGGTCGGGTCGACTACCCGACTCACCCGACTCTCGCAGGTCAGGCCCAGAGTCGGGTTCGAGTCGGGTACCCGACTCGGCCACGCGAGTCGGGTACCCGACCCGGCCCGTCGGGTCGGGTGGGACCGGCGAGTCGGCAGGTGAGTCGGCTACCGGGTCGGGTCGGGTCGGCTTCGCGGAGTCGGCCGGCTCGACGTGGGTCGGGTAGTCGGACAGGCGACCGGTCGGGTAGCCGACCGGCCCGACCGCGAGTCGGGTACCCGACCCGACCCGACCCGACCGGGAGTCGAGCCAGGCCCGCAGCACCGCGCCGAACGCATGCACCAGCACGCCGACCATGATCGGCACGGCGACCGACAGCAGCATCACCACCAGATCCCACCGGCCCGGCAGGTGCCAGCCGGCCATCGAGTCGGGCATCACCGCCCGGGTCGTGCCGCCGGGCACCGCGATCGAGTGCCCGGCGAGGTTGACCACGACCGACAGGCCGGTGGCGCCGACCAGCAGGCCCAGTCCCCAGGCGCGGACCTGCCGGTCGCGGGCGACGACGTGCATCACCGCCCCCGCGGAGGCGGCGAGGTCGAGGACGACCGGCCCGAGCGGCGCGGTGCGGGGCCCCCAGCCGCCGAGCATCATCACCGGCAACTGCTGCTCGAACGACAGGACGAACGCGCCGCCGGCCAGGGGCAGCAGCAGGGCGCCGAGGACGGCGACGAGCCATCCGGGCGTGGGGGTGGTGTGGGGTGCGGTCACGGCGTCTTCCTGGTGTTTTGCCTGGTGAATGGGGGTGTGAAGGGGGTGAATGCGAGGGTGAGTCGGTTCGGTGTCACCGGGTCTCACTCCGCTCTCACTCCGCATCACTGCGGCTTTCACCCCCGTGTCACCCCGTATCACTGCGGTCTCACCTCCGGTCTCACCCCGCTTGTCACCCCCGCTCTCACCCCCTCCGACCTGTAACTGCGTGTCCGTCGGCCGGGGTGACGCGTCGACGGACGGACCGGCCGCCTCCGGGACTTCGGCGCGGATCATGCCGGGACCAACTCGCGCACGAACCTGAACCCGGTGTCGGTGCGCTCCAGTTGCCCGGTGTCCACACGGCCGTTCAGCGACTTGTAGACCCACGCCGGGGACCGGACCGCCTTTCGGGCCACGTCGACCAAATCCCCGGCCCGGATCTCCTCCACGCCCTGGGCCTGGAGTTCGAGCAGCCGCTGCTCGAACAGCGCGGCGGCCTCGGCGGGCGTGGCTTTGGGTCCGGCGGGTCGCTCCCAGTCGCCGTCCGTGCCGCCGATGGGCAGCGGGTCGTCGATGCCCGGCTGCACGGAAGGGTCCGGGTCGTCGGCACCGGGCCGCCACGGCTCCTCGAAGTCGTCGCCGAGCAGATCCCGCACCGGCGCCTCGTCGTCTTCGTCGTCCACGACCGGCACCGGCACCGGGGTGGGCGGCACAACGGGTGCTGCGGGTGCGCTCGGGGCCGCGCCGACCATGCTCTCGACCGGAACCCGGGTGGTGTACAGCTCGCCGAACGCCGCCGTGGTCATCGCGTCCAAATCGTCGCCGTGCAGCCGTGCCCAGCGGGCCAGCATCCGGAGCTGGTCGTCGGAGATCCCCAGGGTCCGGCCAGGGGTGGTCCACAGCGCCCGGTCGACGCCGGGGGCGACCAGGTAGCAGCACGCGGGCCGTTCGTTCTTCCACCGTGACGGGTCGGCACCGGCCTCCAGGACCTCGTCGGGCATGGCGAACGCGGCGTCTTCCTGCTCGGCGACGCCGAAGCAGAGCACCGCGCCGAACTGCGCGCGCGCGGCCACGTCGAGCGACACGTACGAGGGCCTCTGCATGGACAAGGTGAACTCGACGCCCACCGACCGGATGCGCTCCATGGACTGGACGAACGCCTTGTCGCCCAGGAACAGGCCGGATCCCTCCTCGATGTGCACGCGCAGCCGGGGAATGCCGCACCCGGGCTCCCAGTTCTTCAGGCCGCGGCGGCCGAGGTAGTCGGCCCGCGCCGGTACGACCTTGTCCCGCAGAGCCCGCATCAGCGCGTGGGCCTCGGCCTCGGTGCGGATGACCCACCGGATCCCCTCGGCCAGCGGCCCCAGGGACTGCGCGCCCTTCACCGTGTCGACGTAGATCGTGTAGGTGTCCCGGCGGGTGAACTCCTCGGCGAAGATCACGTAGGCGCCGAAGGTCTTGCCCGCACCGGTCATTCCCATGATCAGGAGCGCGGTCTCGCCCCATCCGGGTCGGTGCAACGGCAGCATCATCGGCCGCCCGTCCTCGTACACCCCGATCCGGTACGGCTGCGCCGGCGTGCCGCCCAGCGCGGACGGTTCGGTGTACGGGGTGGACTCGCGCAGCATGTCCCGGCGGACCAGGGTCAGCTCGGCCTGCGACGAGTCGTCCGGGGACGGGGTGATGCGCGCACCGCCCGGCGGGAGCCGGAGCACCGACTCGAGCTTGGACAGGGAGCGCTGGGCGTCGTCGACGGTCTCGCCGCCCTCCAGCGACAGCGGCCCGGCCAGCCGGTCCTCCGACTTCTCCTTCGGCGTGTAGGCCGAGCCCTCGAGCGCACCGCCGACCTTGGTGGACACCTCGTCCCACAGCGACCGGCGGGCGCCCTCGGTCGCGTCCTGGGTGCGGCGCAGCACCCGGCGTACGATCCACGCCCCGGTCACCGACGCCCCCGCCCACCCCCACACGCCCAGCAGCGGCTGCGACACCGGCCCGGCCATCACCGCGGCGATCTGGTGGGCGCCGACCAGGATCGGCGTGCCCAGCGCGAACACCCGGCCCAGCATGTTGCGCCGTCGGTCCAGGTGGTGGACCAGGACGACCATGCCCGCGGTCGTGGCCCCGATGCCCAGGGTCATCCACGGCAGCGACTCCGGCGTGGCCAGTCCCCACAGGGTGCACGACAACGCGAAGTCGCCGGCCAGTCCGGCGACGGGCGCGGCGGCCACGGCCAGGCGGGACGCGGCGTGCTTGGCCACCCGGCCCCCGGCGTCCTTCGACGCTCTGATCAGCGGGTTAACCACGTCACCCCTCCCACGTCGTCTTCTTGCGCTTCTGCTCCGGGGTCATGCCGCGTTTGAAGTACTTGAAGTACAGGGCGTACGACTTGACGGCCATGCGTCCGGCGTGCAGCACCGCGTCGGCGGACTGCCGCAGCGCCCAGGCGACGATCTTCGCCCGGGCCTTGGCGGTCAGGCGGCCGAACGGGTCGCTGATCTGGCGGCCCTCCTCGTCGTAGCGGCGGAACTGGAAGGTCGCCAGGCTCACCTGGACCTGGTCGGCCTGGTAGGAGAGCAGGAACGCGAACTCCCGGCACGCGTCGCGTACCACCACGGTGAATGCCTCCAGGCTGGCGCCGGATTGCAGTTCCACCCGGTACAGGTCGTCGAAGCGGTCGTCACTCACCGCTGGTCCTTTCCGGTGTCGAGCGCGGGGGAATGGGGAGGGAAGAACTCGGGGTCGTCGGGATGCGGGTCGCGGCCGAAGTCGCGGACGGCGAGGATCGTGTGCACGGCCTGGGCACGTCCGGCGCACCACCGGCCGGCCCGCTCGACCACGGCCACGGCGGCCAGCAGCACGGCCCGTGTCGTGGCCAGCACGAGCACGGCGGCCAGCCACCCGTGGTAGGAAGCCAGCCACCACGCCGTGACCAGACGGATGCGCATTCCGATCACCGGGTCAGCCGATCCAGGTCACGGCGCTCCAACCGGCCGTGGTCACGCAACGCGGCGGCCACGGCGGTCACCGCGTCCCAGTTGAGGTCGAGCAGACCCTCGACCTCGACGTCGAGCCCGGCCGCGTCCAACTCGGACTCCCGATCGCGCAGCGCCGCGGCGACCTCCCGGAAATCGCCGCGGTTGCACCGGGCCCGGTGCACCTGGCGGCGGGCGGCCGAGGGCCGGACGCCCCGGGCGACGCGGCAGCGGATCTCGGCGGCCGGTCCGACCGCGGCGACCACGGCGGCGACGTCGGGGTGCTCGTCCACGCGGCGGGACAGCTCGCTGCGGCCCTGCACGTGCCAGTCGGACAGCCACGGCTTGCGCCAGGCCAGCCATACTCGGGCGACGGGCAGCCCGAGCAGTATGCCGATCACGGCGTGCGCGGCCTCGTGGACGGAGATCGCGTGCAAGTCGTCGGCGAGGCGTTCGGCGACGGCGGCGGGCGGGGCGGTCACCGGTCGTCCCCGGTCTGCGGGGTGGACAGCCAGTCGGCGAGCCGGGTGATCACGACGGGGTCGTTCGAGCCGGACAGCCGCCGGGCCTGCTCGTAGCGGTCGGTGTTCTCGGCGGACACGGGGGCGAGGACGGGAGCGGCGAGCCGTTTGGCCGTCTTGATCGCGTCGCGCACGATCCGGGCGTGGTCGAACCCGAGCCGGTCGTACAGGCCGTCGTCGACGCGCCGCCATTCGGCGGTGGCCGCGTCGTCCCCGGCGACCGGGACGGGCAGGAACGTGGCCACGGTGACGTAGGCGAGGGTGGCGTAGTCGCCCCGGGGGTCGCGGCCCGGGTCGGCGTAGCCGCCGACGTGGTGCCAGCGGCCGGGCACGACGATCCCGGTCTCCTCGGCGAGTTCGCGGATCGCGGCGGCCAGCGGGGTCTCGTCGGGGTGGACGTGCCCGCCGGGCAGCGCGGGTTGGCCCTGGTAGGGGTCCTTGCCGCGGGCGACGGTGAGCACCCACCAGTCGTGGCCGACGCGGTGCAGGACGACGGCGTCGGCGGTGAGCGCGGGATGCCGGCGGTCCGGCCGGTCCGGGTTGTGGGGTGTGCTGGTACCCGGGAGCATCGGGGTCCCTCCTGGCTGTCGGTGGCGTTGCGGTTGTCGTGGTCGGGGTGGGGCCCGGTCGGGGCGGGGACGTGCCGGTCAGCGTGTCGACCCGCCCCGACCGGGGGCATGGCGGGGTCAGCCGGGGATCAGCCCGGCATCGACCAGGTAGGTGCGGCGGTCCTGTGCGGATTCGGCGTAGGCGTGGCCGATGGTCACGATCCGGTCCGGCAGGTCCAGGTAGTCGGCGACCGGGCGGACGAGGACCCACTCCTGCCCGTCCGGCTCGGCCGAGTCCAGCGTGATCCGCCCGCCGAGTTCCGGGTGCTCGCCCAGGAGGGGCCGTGCCTGGGCGGTGTGGGCCTCCCGCACGATGTCCCGGAGGGCCTTGACGAGGCGCTGGGCGGCTTTGCCGAGGTGGTGGTGCTGGTCGCGGTGCCGCAGCAGGCTCTGCTGCCACGGGCGGGTCGGGTCGCGCAGGTCCTGCCAGGCCTGGTTGGACTCGGTGGCTTCCTTGGCGAGCGCCCGCCAGGCCGTGGCCACGGCC includes the following:
- the casA gene encoding type I-E CRISPR-associated protein Cse1/CasA, with product MTGAPSYDLLSRPWIPVYTTGGEGEREVGLREALQSAHRHNLARLGLSGEGLVLLRLLLAVYEAAAGPVDDDGWDAAWRAPTLDPHGRIADYLDRWANRFDLYDPDRPFAQCAHLAEPNRGAVELHPAWLGGQGAAWFHPGLYRGADHPPWEPGEAARNLLVRMAYDTGGIKPAAPGDPAGKGNKVYGSRIGPLGATVRLVVLGATLKDTLLLNLPPAPRAPGDAPEWERDEGPPAGIRVDRVPAGRLELATMPARRLRLFPDRDGRVARWAWHDGDRVAGYWNHYHRLDPTLLCRDSRDGQGTADPDAFDPYGHQPRWWLLTRPLHVPPAADPRRWHSGALVHAVGAARRGLLPADLPLRVWVSQAVYNTHGSVAVGDHNGRVDLGPVGVHAAEPTARVVAFLDHQTAATLRGLAVAAAEALPHVTLGDRLTPDAYALERLWSDTTRRLAALDTDPSHEELAGVCLDYGRRLVGLCAQALDRLPFGGSSGMLMRAKAGVALERYVAYFTDLPTKPYPRKVTPVQARAFAAAAAGARARRSGGRKPGSGRGAGGGRPSPMLVAFGEEKTQAQWARDERCVVSVSALRSRLINGWDPEAALTTPGRRAPGAAPDDTEREGEESS
- a CDS encoding metal-dependent hydrolase; translation: MLGSTHALTGWCAGLALAPLLGAHGLGQAVTVAAVTAGSALLPDLDHPGSRASRFAAPVTRLLSRIVQGLSGLAYRATRGPRDEDLDGTHRHLTHTLAFAILVGAATTWWVSSSGTWAAVVVLAVAVLLAVDALGDWVAAAVVTVWLVWVGRGDPGAELAAITGWLGIAVGVGCLVHCLGDAMTISGCPILWPVPILGETWYELGPPPWWRFRTGGRVELWVVWPVCVVAAVLLLPGVWPWITR
- a CDS encoding NUDIX domain-containing protein, which gives rise to MLPGTSTPHNPDRPDRRHPALTADAVVLHRVGHDWWVLTVARGKDPYQGQPALPGGHVHPDETPLAAAIRELAEETGIVVPGRWHHVGGYADPGRDPRGDYATLAYVTVATFLPVPVAGDDAATAEWRRVDDGLYDRLGFDHARIVRDAIKTAKRLAAPVLAPVSAENTDRYEQARRLSGSNDPVVITRLADWLSTPQTGDDR